The proteins below come from a single Triticum aestivum cultivar Chinese Spring chromosome 5D, IWGSC CS RefSeq v2.1, whole genome shotgun sequence genomic window:
- the LOC123123829 gene encoding putative disease resistance protein RGA4: MPLSEVSCSNLRRFRVSGCPKMSLPAMPHTSTLTDLDVKRGDSETLSYHGWKLNVSGYGGALAYHNLGKIEDMAIENVSCISLTDIEKFKSLTELTVERCDGLFPEELDGSIVFPSVKSLKLDVSHLTKKSSSSKVLNCFPAVSVLEIHEVPDYEYEECVMQFPSSSSLQELTFSECKGLVLVPMENGGGIQEDKSLLQSLSIFNCGNLLCQWPMVESETIYPFPASLRELDVYLDTSMKSMALLSNLTSLTTLRLKDCSNLTVDGFNPLIAVNLIQLEVHRCSTLAADMLSEVARTKLLPAGYISRLEVLTVDDISGLLAAPICILLAPALHTLKFLFDKSMESFTEEQDKALHLLTSLQKLSFHSCRRLQSLPQGLHRLSSLKELHVLWCPKIRSMPKEGLPVSLRKLRMDCPSAEIDEQIEKIKRTNPDLSVSDD, from the coding sequence ATGCCCTTGTCGGAGGTATCTTGCTCCAATTTGCGCAGATTTCGAGTTTCTGGGTGCCCCAAGATGTCTCTGCCCGCCATGCCTCACACCTCCACACTGACAGATCTGGAtgttaagagaggtgattcagaAACGTTGTCTTATCATGGATGGAAGTTGAATGTTAGTGGGTATGGCGGTGCTTTGGCCTACCACAATCTGGGTAAAATAGAAGATATGGCTATTGAAAATGTATCGTGCATATCATTGACAGACATTGAAAAGTTTAAATCCCTAACAGAACTAACTGTCGAAAGATGTGACGGTTTGTTCCCTGAAGAGCTGGATGGCAGTATTGTCTTCCCTTCAGTTAAGAGTCTCAAATTAGATGTATCTCATCTTACCAAAAAATCATCATCTTCAAAAGTGTTAAACTGTTTCCCAGCTGTTTCTGTGTTGGAGATACATGAAGTTCCAGACTACGAGTATGAGGAATGTGTAATGCAGTTCCCATCATCCAGCTCACTGCAGGAACTTACCTTCTCAGAATGTAAGGGCCTGGTTCTTGTGCCTATGGAGAATGGAGGAGGAATTCAGGAGGACAAGTCATTGCTCCAATCATTATCAATATTCAACTGTGGCAACTTGTTGTGTCAGTGGCCCATGGTAGAGTCAGAGACCATTTACCCTTTCCCTGCTTCCCTGAGGGAACTTGATGTTTACCTAGACACAAGCATGAAGTCAATGGCTCTGCTGTCAAACCTCACTTCTCTCACCACTCTAAGGCTAAAAGACTGCAGTAATTTAACAGTGGACGGATTCAATCCTCTCATCGCAGTCAACCTCATACAACTGGAAGTGCATAGGTGCAGCACCTTAGCAGCAGATATGCTCTCAGAGGTGGCAAGGACCAAATTATTGCCTGCAGGTTACATCTCTAGATTAGAGGTGCTCACGGTGGATGACATCTCTGGATTGCTTGCTGCTCCTATTTGCATCCTCCTTGCCCCGGCCCTCCACACACTTAAATTCTTGTTTGATAAGAGCATGGAAAGCTTCACGGAAGAGCAAGACAAAGCGCTGCATCTCCTCACCTCCCTCCAGAAACTAAGTTTTCACTCTTGCAGGCGTTTGCAGTCCCTTCCTCAAGGGTTGCATCGCCTTTCTTCTCTCAAGGAGTTACATGTCCTTTGGTGTCCAAAAATCCGATCGATGCCCAAGGAGGGCCTCCCGGTTTCACTGAGAAAACTAAGGATGGATTGTCCCAGTGCTGAGATAGATGAGCAAATTGAGAAAATCAAAAGAACCAACCCAGATTTATCCGTCTCGGATGACTAA